In the genome of Triticum urartu cultivar G1812 chromosome 5, Tu2.1, whole genome shotgun sequence, one region contains:
- the LOC125555413 gene encoding serine protease Do-like HtrA: MSAGVEKPNNKRATAADPTSRGDADAKRTKRNLGSDGEDTLSPGSVDHAYALVFAKIAQDEIDQESAPRPVQIPTIAYFKPPTLFHTDELFSVRRSGTKAVLSAAKFLLGVSSSLDGEPLRRCSGFWIDWDEESKTGLVLTTARLIRTKDAPVSVWSGGEEYATNADVTVHLLNGTSAKGQLVYHQPHYDLAFLNVQMDQPIKLPSFNEKDVEFAQKIFRLGRDNALNLRITYARAEYLNPTMYERYHNIYFRSPDGHGDDNEYDNGGPVIDLGGKVVGMVNDPERFESFIPSSIVLNCLDSWRKYQHFARPHLGTTFNAIELLEPSHVDMLWRMYNIDDGLVVQEVSKGSNAEILGIQKGDVIESINGKRVSTTIEFENMLMSTCKVPSDVEVHISYYIPFFADNYYTDTVLALSMSYRLPD, encoded by the exons ATGAGTGCGGGTGTGGAGAAGCCAAACAACAAAAGGGCCACGGCGGCCGATCCGACCAGCCGAGGCGATGCCGACGCCAAGAGGACGAAAAGGAATCTGGGGAGCGACGGGGAAGATACTCTGTCGCCTGGTTCCGTCGACCATGCGTACGCCCTTGTCTTTGCCAAGATTGCACAAGACGAAATAGACCAAGAGTCAG CTCCCCGCCCTGTGCAAATTCCTACAATCGCTTACTTCAAACCTCCGACCTTGTTTCACACTGATGAGCTCTTTTCTGTCCGTCGGTCTGGAACAAAGGCCGTGCTCTCGGCAGCCAAATTTCTTCTAGGGGTTTCATCCTCTCTCG ATGGTGAACCGCTAAGACGGTGCTCTGGCTTCTGGATTGATTGGGATGAGGAGAGCAAAACCGGCCTTGTTCTGACAACCGCGCGGCTGATTCGCACAAAGGATGCTCCTGTCAGCGTCTGGTCAGGCGGTGAAGAGTATGCTACAAACGCTGAT GTCACTGTTCATTTGCTAAATGGCACCAGTGCAAAGGGCCAGCTGGTCTATCACCAGCCCCACTATGATCTCGCTTTCCTGAATGTTCAGATGGATCAACCAATCAAGTTACCATCTTTTAATGAAAAAGATGTAGAATTTGCTCAAAAGATTTTTCGACTTGGAAGAGACAATGCCTTAAATCTAAGGATAACATATGCTAGAGCAGAATATCTGAATCCAACCATGTATGAACGGTACCACAATATATATTTCCGTTCTCCAGATGGCCATGGCGATGATAATGAG TATGACAATGGGGGGCCAGTTattgacttgggtggaaaagtGGTCGGAATGGTCAATGACCCTGAGAGATTTGAGTCTTTTATACCTTCTTCCATTGTGCTCAATTGTTTGGATTCATGGAGGAAATATCA GCATTTCGCCCGGCCCCATCTTGGAACGACGTTTAACGCCATCGAACTTCTAGAACCTTCTCATGTTGACATGTTATGGCGTATGTATAACATTGATGACGGTCTTGTTGTTCAAGAG GTGTCAAAAGGATCTAATGCTGAGATACTCGGAATCCAAAAAGGTGATGTTATTGAATCTATCAATGGAAAACGTGTTTCTACAACAATTGAG TTCGAAAATATGCTGATGAGCACATGCAAGGTCCCTTCAGATGTTGAAGTTCATATTTCT TATTATATTCCATTTTTTGCAGATAATTATTATACAGATACAGTGCTAGCACTAAGTAT GTCCTACAGGCTGCCAGATTGA